DNA from Parvularcula marina:
GATCCGCCGTCCACCATCGTGCAGGTTCAAGCTGTTTAAGGATCGCCTTCTGTCCGGCTTCGGTCGCGGAAATTTCCGTCAGCGCTGCGAAGTAATCCCGTGCCCGGTCACGATCTACCCCGATCAGGGTAACAACCTCACGGACCGCTTCGTCATAGCGATCTTCCTCAACCAGCTTTTGCGCAATGAGGAGACGGGCGGAAAGAACTCGCGGATTGCGGCGAAGGGCCTCTTTCAGGGCGGCTTCCTGATTAGCGCCCCCGAAGAGCGCATAGGCAAAGAGTGGCTCACTGGCGAGGGGCGCAATCTCAAGCGCCTTGGTCAACCGATCCGTAAGGGCCGGTCCGACTTCAGGAAATTCCTCCGCTCCCAGAATGAGGTCATCGACACGTGATTTTGCATCCCCACCATATGGCAGGATCCCCTCACCGCCGCTGGGCAGCGCGCGAAGGCCAACAGCCACCATGGCAGCAAGACAAATGGCTGACAGGGCAAGTTTGAGACGAAAATTTTTCATGCGCCGGGCGGTCTATGCTTCCTCGCTCAGATCTTCCATCGGGCCATCATCATCGTCATGGAACAGATTGATCTTGCGTTTCTCGCGGCTGGAATCGGTCATCCGCTCATTGCCATATGCATAAGCCGATTTTCCGTAGGCATAGTGATAATAACCGTAATCATATCCGGCTTTGCGCACATCGAATTTGGTCAGGATGCCGCCGATGACATTTGAACGGCTCTCCAGCAGACGGCTGACCGTCCGCTGAGCGGCCGGGCGGCGGATCTGGCCTGCCTGAATGACGACGACGGCGGCCTCACAGGCTGCCCCGAGCGTCGGCGCATCGGTGAAGCTGAGGATGGGCGGGGAGTCGACGACGACGACGTCGAACATTTCTTCTGCCTGCCGAATGACATCGGCCAGTCGGGGGCTCGACAGGATCTCTGCCGGATTAGGCGGGATCATGCCCGACGGCAGGAGCGCAAGGTTCGGCTTGGCAAAGACCACATGGTCACGCAGCATCTCATCGCGTGTGAGCAATCCTGAAAGCCCGATGGATTCAGTGCCGTCCGTCTGGAAAGACGGCTTGCGCATATCGGCATCGATGATCAGCACGCGCTTGCCGGTTTTGGCGATGACGGTCGCGAGTGAGACAGAGGTACTCGACTTGCCTTCCCCCGGCCGTGTTGAGGTCACCAGCAGACTGCGCGGCGTGCCGGCGGGAGATGCAAATTGCAGCGCCGTTCGCGCGGAGAAGAAGCCCTCTGATATGCCTGATCTTGGATCATCAAGCGCCTTGATGATATTGCCTGCCCCTTCTTCCGCCTTCGGAATGACGCCGATGGGCGGCAGGCCCAGCTTGTTGCGCAGGTCTTCGGGTGTCTTGATGGTGTCATCAATGTAAGCGAGCGCATAAGATAGCCCGACCCCAAAGAAGAGGCTGAGGGCAAAGGCTGACGCAAGGCTGCGCGAGAGGTTCGGTTTGAACGGCACGGACGGCGCCTGCGCCATATCGACGATCGAGACCTGGCTCGAGCCTACGCTGCCAGCGATCCCGACTTCTTTCAGGCGCTGCAGCAGCGCTTCATATTGAGAGCGGTTGGTGTCCACTTCACGGCGGATAATGTCATACTGGATGCGGCGGTTGCGCGCGTCCTGCAGGATAGCCTTGAGCTCATCGACCCGTACACGGAGAGAGACTTCGGTTGCGCGTGCCGCGCGGAACTCGCCCTGCAGGCCAACAAGGATGGTCTGGCGCTCAGCTGCGATCTCTTCTTCGACGGAATCGATCCGCGCCTTGAGCTGGACCATCGACGGATAGTCCGGTTTGAATTCGCCGAGACGCTCCTGATACTCCGCAACCAGCTCAGAGCGGGTCGCTTTCAGGCGTTGCAGATCAACGCTTTCGAGCAATTGACGGGAATTGGGGTTGTCGCGGGCCTCGATATATTTCTGCTCGGCATCAATCCGCTCACTCTGCGCCATGGCGAGTTCCTGATTGAGGGCGATCAAGGAATTGGCATCGA
Protein-coding regions in this window:
- a CDS encoding GumC family protein, whose amino-acid sequence is MFPRPVAAPYGTGGYEDYGMEEDRAGNFNFWETLQVIVGRKFLIAAIVLLGMLAATVITLRSTPLYRAQATVEFQKTESQILEGASVEPIVVADAEYMATQFALLRSRSLAERVAEVLGLPGDPRYADQDLPRRQRLTQATGKILENLSISPEGKSRIGRVQFVSDNPQEAARIANAIAENFIETTLERKYNNTEYARRFLNERLVTTKQALEDSERRLVEYAEEQGILELNQENSSSSLDANSLIALNQELAMAQSERIDAEQKYIEARDNPNSRQLLESVDLQRLKATRSELVAEYQERLGEFKPDYPSMVQLKARIDSVEEEIAAERQTILVGLQGEFRAARATEVSLRVRVDELKAILQDARNRRIQYDIIRREVDTNRSQYEALLQRLKEVGIAGSVGSSQVSIVDMAQAPSVPFKPNLSRSLASAFALSLFFGVGLSYALAYIDDTIKTPEDLRNKLGLPPIGVIPKAEEGAGNIIKALDDPRSGISEGFFSARTALQFASPAGTPRSLLVTSTRPGEGKSSTSVSLATVIAKTGKRVLIIDADMRKPSFQTDGTESIGLSGLLTRDEMLRDHVVFAKPNLALLPSGMIPPNPAEILSSPRLADVIRQAEEMFDVVVVDSPPILSFTDAPTLGAACEAAVVVIQAGQIRRPAAQRTVSRLLESRSNVIGGILTKFDVRKAGYDYGYYHYAYGKSAYAYGNERMTDSSREKRKINLFHDDDDGPMEDLSEEA